One Campylobacter concisus genomic window, GCACCGTGATCGCTAGAAGCTCAGGCGGCTACTTCTACGTCGCACCTGCAAGCACTGAGCGCCTAAAAAAGGAGCAAAGCGAGCTGCTTGATAGAAAAGAGGAGATCATTTTTGAGCACTGCAAGAAATTTAGCTTGCAGATGAGCAAGAGCCTGCTTTTTTTGAAATTTATAAATAACGCTTTTGATCAGTTTGACGCATATCAGGCTCGTGTAAATTTGGCTAGATCACGTGACTATGAGTTTGTTTTGCCAAATAGCTCGCATGTCATAAAGCTTGAAAAGTTTGCCCATCCAGCGCTAAAAAACCCAAAGAGCGTGAGTGTGGATTTTAGTAAAAAAGTGCTTTTAATAACCGGCGTAAATGCTGGTGGTAAGTCGATGCTCTTAAAATCGATCATCTCAGCCACGCTTCTTGCAAAGTATCTGCTGCCTATGCGTATCGACGCAAACCGCTCAAGTATCGGCTCTTTTAAAGAATTTGACGCGATCATAGAAGATCCGCAAAGCGTGAAAAACGACATCTCGACCTTTGCTGGCAGGATGGTGCATTTTGCAAGGCTTTTTACTAAAAAATCTATCATCATAGGCATCGACGAGATCGAGCTTGGCACCGACTTTGAGGAGGCTGCGAGCTTGTATGGCGTCATGATAGAGCGCCTCATCACTCAAGATATCAAAATGATCATCACGACCCACCACAAGCGCCTTGCGATGCTATTAGCTAAAAACCCAGAGGTTGAGCTAGTGGCGGCACTTTACGACGAGGCGGCTCAAAGGCCTAAATTTGAGTTTTTAAAGGGCACGATCGGCAAGTCTTATGCCTTTGAAACGGCGGCAAGATACGGCATATCTCAAAATTTAGTGGCTCAGGCAAAGAAAATTTACGGCGAAGATAAAGAGAATTTAAACGAGATCATCACAAAGACGCTAAATTTACAAACCAAGCTTGACGAGGGCATAAAAGAGGTCACGGCAAAAGAGGAGCGACTGGAGCGCTTGCTTGAGGAGCAAAAAGAGCTAAAAGAGAAAAATGAGATCAAGTTAAATGCGACTATTTCAAAGCTTGAAAAAGAGTATTATGAAGCGATAAATGCGGCAAAAGCTGTTATAAATTTCAAGGACATTAAAGACAAGCAAAGGGCGCTAAACGTGGCAAATGAGAAAAAAGCCGCCATCGTTAAGCCTAAAAAAACTGAACGCGAGAGCCTAAAAGTAGGCGATAGAGTGAAGTATGAAAATATCAAAGGCACGGTTTTAAGCATCTCTAAAAACGATGCGATGATCGAGTCAAATGGTATAAATTTACGCGTGCCACTAGAGCTTTTAAGAAAAAATGGTAACGAAGTGGTCTTGCCTAAAAAAGGCGGCGTAAGTTTAAACGTAGATAAGCCAAAAACGGCTTCGCTCTCGCTTGATCTGCACGGCATGAGAGCTGACGAGGCGATAGCAAAGCTTGATAAATTTATCTCAGATAGTCTTGTTATGGGATTTGATGAGGTTAGCGTATTTCACGGTATCGGCACTGGTAAGCTTGCCTTTGCAGTTAAAAATTTCTTAAAAGAGCATCCAAGCGTGAAAGAATTTTTTGACGCACCGGCAAATCAAGGCGGATATGGAGCTAAAATAGTCAGGCTTTAACTTTTTCCCAAAAGTTAAAATTTATTTTAAGGTTGATATAATCAGGGCAAGTACACAAAATAAGGGAAGTAACTTTTGAGTAACAAGGACGAGCAAACGGGTAAAAATCTAAACATCACTAAAACTATTATAGGTTTAGTGTTTGTTTTGGGAAGTATTTTTTTAGTCGAAAACCTGGCAGTTTTTTATTTTAAATTTAATAATGCTTCTGCTGAAAATGGTTTTAATCTTCGAAAGAAAGTTGATTATTTGACATATCAATATGTTGATTATTTCAAAAATGTCAGCAAATATGATGTCGCAAATTTCCAATCTTACATTAACGATAGCGCTATGGGTGATGTTCTTTTATTAAAGGATGATAATAAAAATGGATACAAGGTCGTAGCGTCTTCAGATAAAAGAATAATAAATCAAGAGTTTAACGACAAAAGCTGTGGAAATATCTTTGCTCATAATTTCCAAAAAGATTATTTTTGGGCAAAAATTTTGCCAGAAAACGCTGCTCAAGTTTGTATGTTTGTACCGGTTGGAGAATATATATTAGGCTTTAAAGGAAAGGTCGATCAACGTATTACCGGTACGCATGATGAGTACTTTTTTGAGTGGCTTTTAAACAATATGGCTTTAACATTCATCTTAAGCCTCGTTGGTGCAATAGTTGCTTTATCTACTTGTATATGGTACGCGGTTAAATATATAAAAGAAAAAAATAACTATAATGCATTAAAAACAGATACTAAAAAACAGATAGAAGAGCTTGGAGAAAAGCTTTATATCGATCCAATGACTGGACTTTTAAATAAAACAGCATTGGTGCGTGATATTAATAGCTATGAAAATCCTAAAGTAGTGCTTATAGATATTGACGATTTTGGTAAGATGAATGACTTTTACGGTAAATTTGCATGTGATCAGATTTTGGTAAAGATGGCTGATTTGATCAGTGAATTTGCCAAAGATGAGAATATGAAAGCTTACTGCATAGAAGCAGATAGGTTTGCTCTGGTAGAAGATAGCGATAGCTTTATCGATAGATATGAAGATATGGTTGAAGATTTGATAGAAATTTTTAAAGGTCGTATGCTAAGTATAGTCGATGAAGATGGTAGAGAGATAGAAGGTATCGAGATACATAGCACGATAGGCTTTGCTCTTGATAGTGACCAAACACTAAGAAAAGCAACAATAGCGTTAAAAACAGCAAAAGAGCAAGATAAAGACTATGTTTGCTATTTCAAAGGGCTAAATCAAAAAGAGGAATACGCAACTCAAATAGAACGCTCCAAACTGATACAATACGCCACTATAAACAACAATATTGTTCCTTATTTTCAGCCGATAGTTAATGACCAAAAGGTACCTGTAAAATACGAATGCTTGATAAGACTTTTAGATAGAGGCGACATTATATCACCAAATGTCTTTTTAGATATCTCAAAGCGCATTAAGCGTTATGCTGATCTTGAGAAACAACTCATTAAAAAGTGTTTTAAGCAGCTTGTAGAGGATAAGAATTTAGTACTTTCTATAAATTTAAGCAGTAGAGATATGATCGATGGTGATGTTAGCTCACTTGTTTTAAATTTATTAAACAAGCACAATGTTGCCGGCAGAGTAGTATTTGAGATCGTTGAAGATGAAGAGCTTAAAAATTTAGAGAGAGTTTCAAATTTTATCGAGCGTGTAAAAAGCATGGGTGCAAAGATCGCTATTGATGATTTTGGCTCAGGATATTCAAATTTTTCTTACATCATAAAGATCAAGCCTGACTACGTGAAGATCGATGGCTCTATTATAAAAGATATAGACATAAATAAAGATTCACACTCTATCGCAAGTGCGATCGTAGCATTTGCAAAAGACCTTGGTATAAAAACTATTGCTGAATATGTGCATTCAAAAGAGATATTTGAAATCTGTAAAGAGATCGGTGTAGATGAGTTCCAGGGCTTTTATTTTGGTGCACCAGAGCGTGCCGGCTCATAAGGTGCTTAGTGGTAATTAGCTTTTTAAAAGAGCTTTTAAGCTTTCGCTCTATCACACCTAATGATGCTGGAAGCTTAGAGCTTATCGCTAAATTTTTGCCTGATTTTGAGGCAAAATTTATAGAAAAAAATGGTACAAAAAATCTCATACTTTCTAAAACTTATGGAGACGGCGAGCATCTAGCTTTTGCTGGGCATGTTGACGTCGTGCCTCCAGGTGAGGGCTGGGATAGCGAGCCATTTACACCATATGAAAAAGATGGCTACATCTACGCAAGAGGCGCACAGGATATGAAAAGTGGCGTGGCTGCTTTTGTTTGCGCTGCTAAAGACGCAAAATTTGATGGCAAACTAAGCCTCATCTTAACAAGCGATGAAGAGGGCGATGGCACATATGGCACGCCTTTAGCACTTGAATATTTACGCGAAATAAATGATTTGCCAAAATTTTGCGTAGTGGCTGAGCCAACTTGCGATAAAAAATTTGGTGATATCATAAAAGTTGGCAGACGTGGCTCAATAAATGGCAAGATCGTGATAAAGGGTGTTCAAGGGCACGTGGCATATCCTGAAAAGTGTGTAAACCCGGTAAATTTAATAGCTCCACTTTTAAGTAAAATAGCTGATCACGATATGGACGCTGGGAGCGAATTTTTTGGCCCAAGCAAGATTGTGGTAACTGATATCAGAGGTGGCATGCAAGTTTGCAACGTAACTCCAAGTGAGCTTAGCATAATGTTTAATGTGAGAAACTCAAATTTAACCGACATAAATGATGTTGAGAGCTATCTTAGAGAGGTCTTAAAAGGGCTTGATTACGAGCTTAGCATAAAACAAAGCTCAAAGAGATTTTTAACGAATAAAGATAGCAAAATAGTAAAAAATTTAATGGCTTCTGTCACAAAGTTCACAGGCGTTACACCGGTTCTAAATACAAAGGGCGGCACGAGCGATGCAAGGCACTTTTCTGAATTTGGCGTAGATGCGATAGAATTTGGCGTGATAAACGACCGCATACATGCTAAAAACGAGCGAGTTAGTGTTGATGAGGTAAATAAACTTTATGAAATTTTTAAAGATTTGATAGAAAAATTTTAATCCATAAATTTCATTATTTTTAAACCAAAAATTTATTAATTGTCTAAAAAATATTTTCAAAAGCTATTTTGATTGATATTTTTTGTCAAAGAATTTTAAGATTAAGAAATTTTCTTTATTTGGCAATATTGCTATTATCCGTTACAATTCATGAAATAGTCGGGTTTTGGCAATTGCAAGTAAAACCTAATGGAATACTCTTTTTAACGAGCATAAGGTAGAAGTTATAAATACATTTGTGGGCGAAAAATATATCCAGTATAATCCTGGCTTTAAAGATGGTATGGATATCATTTCTAATTTGTAAAAAAGTAAAATTTCAAATAAATAAAAAAATGCAAGTAAAACGAAAAATATACAAATCTTTTCAATACGAGAAAATGAGACATAGCTTGCGAGCTAGATTGTTCTTTTTGCTCGTGGCAATCGTGATTTTGGCAATCGAAATTTTTATCGCAGTTTTTGTCAAAGGTGGCTTCGTGCGCCATTATTTGGGTGATGTGCTAGTTACGGTGATGCTTTACGCATTTGGACGAGCTGTGTTTAAAACTACACCAAAAATTTTAGCATTTGAAATATTTATCTTCTCGCTATTTATAGAAATTTTACAATACTTTAAAATGCTTGAAATTTTAGATATTCATAATTTAATAATACGCATAGTCTTTGGCGGAACATTTGACGTTAGCGACATCGTATGTTACGCGTTGGGCTGCTTGCTGGCTTATTTGACTGATACCATTTGCTTTCTGCAAAAGTATAAAAGTCCAAAGATATAGTGATAAATTACAACTTTATTTTTAAGTGTAAAGTAGGAGTTAATCATATTAAAAACTCCAGCAAAATTTATCCGTTTATTTCAGCTCGCCCCAATTTTTGGCGATATTTAGCGATGTTTTAAGTGGCACATTTAGCGTGTAAATTTCCTCCATCGTCTTTTGTGTCGCCCTACCAAATTCCTGTGCAAATTCGTCTTTTACTTCAAAGATCAGCTCGTCGTGGATCTGAAGCAACATTCTCGCGTTTTCATCTAAATTTGCTCTAACTTTTACCATCGCCATCTTGACTAGATCTGCCGCAGAGCCTTGAAAAACTGTATTTACCGCCTCACGCTCAAACATGGCTATTTGCATAGGTGTGGCACTTTTAAAGTCAAAATAACGCCTTCTGCCAAGTAGTGTCTGCACAAAGCCGTCGTTTTTGGCTGAAATTTTTATGCTCTCTAAAAACTCTTTGATCGTCGCAAATGCCTTAAAATAGCGCTCTATATACTCTTTTGCCTCGGCTCTTGTGATATTTACTTGATTTGCCAGCTTGCTTGAGCCCATGCCGTAAATGAGGCCAAAATTTATACTTTTTGCCACGGCTCTATTTTGCCCGTCACTGCTACCAAATATGCTAATAGCCGTCCTTGCGTGGATATCCTCGTCATTTTTAAACGCCTCAAGTAGTGCTGGATCACGGCTAAAGTGAGCTAGCAGCCTAAGCTCGATCTGGCTGTAGTCAAGCCCCACAAAACTATATCCCTCACGCGCCTCAAAGCACTCTCTGACGTCCTTTGCGAGGCTGCCGCGAGCTGGGATATTTTGTAAATTTGGATTTTTACTTGAAAGCCTGCCAGTGCTCGTGCCAGTTTGCAAAAAGCTCGTGTAAATTCGTGAGCCCTCATCCTTTTTCGCAAGTGCTAAAAGTGGCTCGCAGTAGGTGCTTTGCAGTTTATATAGCTCCCTGTAAGCTAAAATTTTCTCTATCACTGGATGAGCGTCCGTAAGCTCAGCTAGCACGCTCTCATCGGTGCTATATCCTGTTTTTGTCTTTTTTTTGGTTGGGAGTTTTAGATGCTCAAAAAGTATGACGCCAAGCTGTTTTACGGAGTTTATATTGAAATTTTCGCCGCTTAGCTCGTAAATTTCACTTGTTAGCGCCTTTAGTTTGGTATCGTTTTCAAGGATGAGCTTTTGCATCTTAGCTTCATTTATCTTGATGCCGTTTTGCTCCATGTCAAAGAGCGTGAGGATAAAAGGAAACTCGTGCGTATCGGCAAGGGCTAGTAAATTTTTATCAAGCGTGTTTAAAAAAGTTTTATAAAATTTAAGCGTTATCCAAGCGTCCTCGCTCGCGTATTTAGCAGCATTTTCTAGTGGCACATCGCCAAAAGTTTGCCCCTTTTTGACCACGTCTTCAAATTTGATCGTGTCGTAGTCATAAAGCCTCTTTGCTAGCGCGTCCATGCCGACACTTGAGTTTGGATCGCTAAGCCAAGCAAGGATCATTGTGTCTTTAAAATTTGCTGGGGGATTTAGACCTAGGTTGTTTTTCACGATCTCAAAGTCATATTTTAAATTTTGTCCGATCACGCAGCCTTTGTAAATTTGTTCTATCGCCCAAGTGGCAAATTTTAGGCTGACTTGCTGCGGCACACCAAGGTAGTTGTGAGCCACTGGCACGTAGTAGGCGTCCTCGTCGTTAAAGCAAAAGCTAAAGCCAACGATCTTTGCACTCCTGCTATCAACGCCTGTGGTTTCGGTGTCGAAGGCGACGATGGTCTCTGGCGTGATGTTAGAAAGTAGTTTTTCGATGCTTGCCTCATCAAGGAGTAAATTTGCTCTAAAGCCAAGCTTAAATTCAGCATTTTCCTCTTTTTGCAAGCTCTTAAGAAGTCTATTTAGATCGTACTCTTTTAAAATTTCTGAGATATTTATCAGAGGATTTTGCTCTGGAAATTTAGAGTGTTCAAGATCAAATGAACTAACTGCGTCATCAAATAAAGTGGCCAGCTTTTTGCTCAAAAATGCTTCGTCTTTTGCAGCTGCCAGCATATTTTTAGTACGCTCGTTTCTAAGAAGGGCTAAATTTTCATAAATTCCCTCTAGACTGCCATACTCAGCCAAAAGCTTCTTAGCTCCCACTGCACCGATGCCTTTGACGCCTGGGATGTTGTCCGAGCTATCGCCTGCGATCGCTAGAAAGTCCCTTACCTGAGCTGGATAGACGCCATACTTTTCAAAGCAGCTTGCGCTATCATGATCAATCTTGCTTTGTGGGCTGTAGATGCTCACTTTGCCGTCTTCTATGAGTTGGTAAAGGTCTTTATCGTGGGTGACTATTCGCACAAATATATCTTTGTCTTTACAAAATTTAACCGCACTTGCGATGATATCATCGGCCTCGTAGCCCTCACGGCTAAGGCTGTAAAGTCCCATTTTTTCTATCATATCTATGCAAACTGGAAGCTGTTCTTTTAGTTGAGCTGGCGGCTCGTTTCTGTTTGCTTTGTAATCACCTAAAATTTCGTGACGTAAGGTCTTACCTTTGCTATCAAGAGCAAAGATGAGATAGTCGCTTTGGTATTCATCCTTGAGGCTTGCTATAAAATTTGCAAAGCCACTAATCATACCGCTTGGCTTGCCCTCACGGTTTTTAAGTCCACTCATGGCGTAGTAGAGCCTAAAAAAGAAACCAAAAGTGTCAATAATCGTAAGTGTTTTCATTTTTATCCTTTGCGTAATTTTATGAAATTTAGGCAAAAAATAGGCTGATTTATAAAAATTTTTGATATTATGGCGGACATTACAAATAAAAAATCACAAAAACAAAAAGCTTTGAGGTTATGAAAAAAATAGTTTTTTTACGTATCAATCCAAACGCAGTCGGTGGTGCCGAACGCTATTTAAGAAGGCTTACCAAAGCCCTAAAAGACGTAGGTATAGACACATCTATACGCTCATATCTAGGAGAGGCTAGGATCTCATCATGGAAAAAGGCTTTGAGATTTAACGCACAGGTAAAACGCCAGAAAAAAAGTGATGAGGTATATTTTAGCTTGGAGCGAGTGAGCTGCGCAGATATTTATAGAGCAGGGGACGGCGTGCATAAAATTTATCGTGCCACAAAGCCATTTTGGTGGGTTAATCCTCTAAATTTTGTCTATCCATATCTAGAAAAACGCTGCTTTAAAAATTCTAAAAAGATAATCGCAAATTCAAACTACATAAAAGAGCAAATTATTTCAGCTTACGGTGTCGATGAGTCAAAGATCGTTACCATTTACAACGGTATAAATTTGCCACAAAAGGTAGAAAAAGGAGAAGCAAAACTTAGCGTATGCGAGGAATTTGGACTTGATTATAATTTACCAATTGTGCTTTTTGTCGGAAATGGCTTTAAAAGAAAAGGAGCAAAGGACTTTTTGCTTCTTGTCTCAAAGCTAAAAACGCCAGTAAATGCGCTAATAGTAGGCAAAGATAAAAATTTAAATTCATATAAGAAGCTAGCAAAAAAGCTAAAAATAAATGCATTTTTTACAGGTGAGCAAAAAATGACTGCAAAATTTTATGAAGCAAGCGATATTTTTATATTTCCAACACACTATGAACCATTTTCAAATGTCGTTCTAGAGGCACTTAGCTTTAAAAATATTGTCTTTACAACGGCTCAAAATGGGGCAGCTGAAATTTTAGAAAATCGTTTTGTTATGCGTGAACCAAATGATGAAAGTATACTGGAGCTAGTGGAGCAGGTGCTTAATGACAATGACATGATGAGAGAGCTGCAAGAGGAGTCATTTTTACTTTCGCAAAAATTTAGCATAGAAGAAAATGCAAGCAAAACTCTTGAAATCATAAACGAAGTGCTAAATTTGGAGCAAAAGTGAGAGTTTTTATAGAGCTTCCAACCTGGCTTGGAGATGCTGTAATGGCGAGCGCAGCGATAGAAAATTTAAGTAAAAATGCTAAAAATATTGTATTTTTTGGCTCTTATGTGGCTTGTGAGCTTTACAAATCACATCCAAAGTGCGAAAAAGTAGTCATTGACGATAGTAAAAAGCAAAACTCAAGATATTTAAGTCTTATAAAAACGGCTAGCAAGCTTGGAAAATTTGATATCGTTATTAGTTTTAGAAGCTCATTTGCTAGTAAATTTTTGCTATTTTTTCTAAAAGCAACGCAAAAATTTTGCTTTAAAAAGAGTAGCGAGAGCTTGCATCAGGTGCAAAAATATCTAAATTTCATAAAGCAAAGCCTAAATTTAAAAGAAATTTCAAACGAACTAAAAATTTACTATGAAGCTAAAAAAAGCGAGCAAAAGCTCCTCGTGCTAAATCCAGGTGCTAGCTACGGAAGTGCCAAAAGGTGGTATCCGCACTATTTTGCAGAGGTTGCACTGCACTTTAAAGATGAATTTGATGTAAAGATCACTGGCTCAAAAGCTGAGCTTGAAATTTGCAATGAAATCGAGCAAATGCTCTTACAAAATGGTATGAAATGTGAAAATTTGGCCGGAAAAACAAGCATAAAAGAGCTTTGTGAGGTTATAGGTTCTATAAAAAATGGCATCTTTTTGACAAACGATAGTGGTCCTATGCATATCGCAGCTGCTTATAAAGTGCCACTTGTGGCTCTTTTTGGACCGACTAAATTTAAAGAGACTAACCCATGGCAAGACGAAAGTGCAAAGATAGTGCATTTAAATTTAGAGTGTATGCCATGTATGAGGCGAGTATGTCCTATAAAAATACATGCCTGTATGAAGGAGCTTACGCCAAAAATGGTTATTGCTGAAATAGAGCTATTAAGAAAAAAATTAAATTTTTGAAATTCTAAACATAATTAAATATATACATACAAAATTAAAAATTTTTAGTTTTTATTTGATTACATTTTTACTAAACATTTGACATTGGTTATCAATATAGCTATAATCACGCAAAAATTTTTACTAAGTAAGAAGGTATTATGGAGCTAATTAAACATCACATTGATCATGTAATTATTGCGATTTTAGGCATTATGAGTTTTTTTGTACTTTGGTATACGATTGAGCGTATTATTTTTTATTCACGCGTTGATATAAAAGGCTACAAAAGTATCGAAGCGCTTGAAGAGGCACTAACCAAAAATTTAACCACACTTTACATTATCTACTCAAATGCGCCATATGTAGGACTTCTTGGTACAGTTGCTGGTATTATGATCACATTTTATGATATGGGAATGGCAGGCGGAATCGATACTAAAAGCATAATGGTCGGCCTCTCTCTTGCGCTAAAAGCAACTGCTTTTGGACTACTTGTGGCGATACCAACTTTGATGATTTACAATGGTTTTGTCAGAAAAGTAGATGTAATGCTAAATAGATACAAGGCTGAAAATGCGTCTAAATAAAAAAGATGGGTTAAATATTGTCCCATTTATTGATATTATGCTTGTTTTGCTTGCTATCGTGCTTAGTATTTCGACTTTTATTGCTCAAGGCAAGATAGCTATTGATCTTCCAAGTGCAAACAGTGCTGAGCAAAGCAAAGAGGACGATAAAAAGGTAAGCGTAGTAATTGATAAGGATAATAAATTTTTTATAGATGATGTAGAAATTTCTGAGAACGAACTTAAAGATAAACTAAATGCGGTTGATATAAAGACATTGATCGAACTAAAAAGCGATAAAAATTCGAAATTTGATAGCTTTGTCAAAGTAATTGATATATTAAAAGAGAAGGGCCACGAAAATTTTGCAATCCAAACAATCTCTGAATAAAATTTCAAATTACAGCGGCTTAGCTGTTTCGCTTGTAGTGCATGGAGCAGCAGTATATTTTTTGCTTTCACATAATTTTGATGAGATAAAAATAGGAGAGCAAAAACCGATAAAAATAGCTCTTAATTCATTTACTCCAGTGCCACAAGTCTCAGCACCTCAAATAGCGGAGCAAATGCTTATCCCAGAGCCAACTCCACCAGCTCCACCACCACCGCCAGAGCCACCAAAACCTGAGCCAAAGCCAGAACCAAAACCTGAACCTAAAAAAGTGGAAAAACCAAAGCGTGAAATAAAAAAAGTAGAGCCTAAAAAAGAGAAAAAAATAGAACCAAAACCTGAACCGGTGATTGCTCAGCCAGTGCAGCCTATTGTACCGCCAGCTAGTGTAAATACAAATTTACCAGCCAATAACAAGTCTATCGCTGCAGCTCCAGTTCAAAATGTAACACCTGAGCTAAATTTATCAAATTCGCAAGGTGATGAAGATTTTACGAAGGTTATAATCGCGGTTAAGAGGCATAAAAGTTACCCAAATAATGCTAGACGTATGAAGCATCAAGGTGTTGTAGAAGTTAGGTTTTTACTCAAGCAAGACGGCAGCATAGATGAACTTAAAGTTAGCAAAAGCTCTGGGTTTGAGTCGCTTGATAATGGTGCTTTAGAAAATATTCAAAGAGCAAGTTCTGAGTTTCCAAAGCCTAAACAAGATCGTTATCTGCGATTTCCGATTTCATATACACTAAAATAAATTACAAGCTTATTTAAGCTCGTAATTTATTATTTGCTTTGTAGAATTTCTTTTATATTTCAAGTCAAAATAGAAAAACATAACTTATTTTATTTAAAAAAGTGTGTATTTTAAACTTGCTTTAAATATTAAACATGTATAATCTGACTTTCTTTAACAGGTGGTTGGATAGCTCAGTCGGTAGAGCAGCAGACTGAAAATCTGCGTGTCGGCAGTTCGATTCTGCCTCTAACCACCATTACCTTTCTTTAAATATTAACCCCTTTCTCTTAGTTCTATTAAATTTAGTATTCACAATGTTTTTATGCTATTTTTCTAGGTTATTTATAAAATTTAAATAAATTTTTATTATTAATAAATTTAAAATATAACAATGCTATTTTTATCTTATATATTCTAAGTCAAATAAAATCTTCAAGATCAAATAAAAAATTTGCAAGAGATAATCTTATAAATTTTACCATGAATAAGCCTTCTTAATCAAAATGTTATATTTGTATCAAATCATCCTTAAAATATAAGTTTAATCTAAATCCATAAGAGATATAATCTTGATTAAATTTATATTAACTTAGGAGGTTTCATGGATTTTCTCATGAATTTAAGTGAAGGCATGCAGTTTGCTATCCAGCTTCTCATCGTCCTTATCTGTTTGTTCTACGGAGCTAAAAAAGGCGGTATCGCACTTGGTATGCTAGGCGGTATCGGTCTTATAGTCCTCGTTTTTGGATTTAATATCGAGCCTGGTAAGCCAGCTATTGATGTTATGCTAACTATCCTTGCTGTCGTTGTGGCAAGTGCTACACTTCAAGCTAGTGGCGGTCTTGATGTCATGCTTCAAATAGCAGAAACCATACTTAGAAAAAATCCAAAATATGTAAGTATCTTAGCTCCATTTGTAACA contains:
- the exbB gene encoding TonB-system energizer ExbB, whose product is MELIKHHIDHVIIAILGIMSFFVLWYTIERIIFYSRVDIKGYKSIEALEEALTKNLTTLYIIYSNAPYVGLLGTVAGIMITFYDMGMAGGIDTKSIMVGLSLALKATAFGLLVAIPTLMIYNGFVRKVDVMLNRYKAENASK
- the waaF gene encoding lipopolysaccharide heptosyltransferase II; protein product: MRVFIELPTWLGDAVMASAAIENLSKNAKNIVFFGSYVACELYKSHPKCEKVVIDDSKKQNSRYLSLIKTASKLGKFDIVISFRSSFASKFLLFFLKATQKFCFKKSSESLHQVQKYLNFIKQSLNLKEISNELKIYYEAKKSEQKLLVLNPGASYGSAKRWYPHYFAEVALHFKDEFDVKITGSKAELEICNEIEQMLLQNGMKCENLAGKTSIKELCEVIGSIKNGIFLTNDSGPMHIAAAYKVPLVALFGPTKFKETNPWQDESAKIVHLNLECMPCMRRVCPIKIHACMKELTPKMVIAEIELLRKKLNF
- a CDS encoding energy transducer TonB, encoding MQSKQSLNKISNYSGLAVSLVVHGAAVYFLLSHNFDEIKIGEQKPIKIALNSFTPVPQVSAPQIAEQMLIPEPTPPAPPPPPEPPKPEPKPEPKPEPKKVEKPKREIKKVEPKKEKKIEPKPEPVIAQPVQPIVPPASVNTNLPANNKSIAAAPVQNVTPELNLSNSQGDEDFTKVIIAVKRHKSYPNNARRMKHQGVVEVRFLLKQDGSIDELKVSKSSGFESLDNGALENIQRASSEFPKPKQDRYLRFPISYTLK
- a CDS encoding glycosyltransferase family 4 protein, translated to MKKIVFLRINPNAVGGAERYLRRLTKALKDVGIDTSIRSYLGEARISSWKKALRFNAQVKRQKKSDEVYFSLERVSCADIYRAGDGVHKIYRATKPFWWVNPLNFVYPYLEKRCFKNSKKIIANSNYIKEQIISAYGVDESKIVTIYNGINLPQKVEKGEAKLSVCEEFGLDYNLPIVLFVGNGFKRKGAKDFLLLVSKLKTPVNALIVGKDKNLNSYKKLAKKLKINAFFTGEQKMTAKFYEASDIFIFPTHYEPFSNVVLEALSFKNIVFTTAQNGAAEILENRFVMREPNDESILELVEQVLNDNDMMRELQEESFLLSQKFSIEENASKTLEIINEVLNLEQK
- the exbD gene encoding TonB system transport protein ExbD, which codes for MRLNKKDGLNIVPFIDIMLVLLAIVLSISTFIAQGKIAIDLPSANSAEQSKEDDKKVSVVIDKDNKFFIDDVEISENELKDKLNAVDIKTLIELKSDKNSKFDSFVKVIDILKEKGHENFAIQTISE